From Dermochelys coriacea isolate rDerCor1 chromosome 23, rDerCor1.pri.v4, whole genome shotgun sequence, one genomic window encodes:
- the ZC3H4 gene encoding zinc finger CCCH domain-containing protein 4 isoform X3 — protein MKRKRRREREREKEKRRAKKKRKSKHKRHASSSEDFSDYSEDSDFSPSEKGHRKYREYSPPYPLSHQQYQSSHSAPLPKKSYSKMESKNYSMYEDYENEAYGEYEGDEDEDMGKEEYDDFTKELNQYRRAKEGTHRGRGSRGRGRGYRGRGGRGGMRGRGMGRGGRGRGRGEHPEEEEEMYEEEMEYGDNEEPMGDEEYDDYSKELNQYRRSKEGRGRGLNRGRGRGPRGRGSKGMGRGRGRGGSRSGMGKGGGMNEDDDYYDEDMGDGGSGGNYRRNDHDKPHQQSDKKGKVICKYFVEGRCTWGEHCNFSHDIELPKKRELCKFYITGYCARAENCPYMHGDFPCKLFHTTGNCINGDDCMFSHEPLTDETRELLDKMLADDAEAGAEDEKEVEELKKQGINPLPKPPPGVGLLPTPPRPPGPPAPTSPNGRPIPGGPPPPPPPPLPPPGPPQLPPPPHEPLSPQQLQQQQDMYKKIPSLFEIVVRPTGQLAEKLGVRHPVPPPPRFPGPGGPPGPMPGPMHPDMHPDMHPDMHPDMHPDMHPDMHPDMHPDMHPDMHTDMHPDMHPDMPMGPGMNPGPPMGPRPPMMPYGPEDSPHSGMMPPGPSAQSFYDNFYQQQEGGLDMDPGLMGDPEDYGNYEDMDEPLAEHLFPDQSLEPDSLCEGGAPGLHKPSANIPDFLPSAQRALYLRIQQKQQEEEERARRLAECNKQERENEEGDPGNWYSSDEDDGGSSVTSILKTLRQQSSSRPHAQASHGEISGSIGPSSAASDPRLQKAQPAGSSRPADPRVLRDPRLSRNADTCGPSSTGDAGPTDPRLARHIPTPALKPDAPHSNTAASQKTVLVPEEEEGERALRDKPVNIPLDALPAHALRDPRSQLQQFSHIKKDVILNKPNFARMVLWSPEDLIPLPVPKQEFVPVPAALQSLPALDPRLNRPQNTGLSDPRQRGAVAQAEPATSSGTNIPDFELLSRILKTVNASGSPGPGQSDKPSDPRMRKAPADPRLQKPAEPAAARAAKPAEPAQPTAVTTPNSETAPTIAPYDPRLLTAGGLSKGSSQSSVLSGISLYDPRTPSSGGKAAESPSEGNASLKGPEASKSTNKAKEPLFVRRSALDQPEAEKASAELATDRYNSYNRPRPKASPAAPAASSTPTQETAPQPGVHNLPVPSVYGMVKQTTKSGSGSPFAGNSPAQDSEQQDAGSLKDVFKGFDPTASPFCQ, from the exons ATGAAGCgcaagaggaggagagagagagagagggagaaagagaaaagaagagcaaaaaagaaaaggaaatccaAGCACAAA CGCCATGCATCTTCCAGTGAAGACTTCTCTGACTATAGCGAGGACTCTGATTTCAGCCCCAGTGAGAAGGGGCACAGAAAGTACCGGGAATACAGCCCTCCTTACCCTCTT TCTCACCAGCAGTATCAGTCCTCTCACAGTGCCCCCTTGCCAAAGAAGAGCTACTCCAAAATGGAGAGCAAGAATTACAGCATGTATGAGGATTACGAGAATGAGGCCTATGGCGAATACGAGGGGGATGAAGATGAAGACATGGGGAAAGAAGAGTATGACGACTTCACAAAAGAGCTGAACCAGTACCGGAGAGCTAAGGAGGGGACACATCGGGGGCGAG GCAGCCGAGGCCGAGGCCGAGGATACCGAGGGCGTGGAGGCAGAGGTGGAATGAGAGGGCGAGGTATGGGCCGAGGAGGCcgtgggagagggagaggtgaACATccggaagaggaggaggaaatgtaTGAGGAAGAAATGGAA TACGGTGACAATGAAGAGCCAATGGGTGACGAGGAGTACGATGACTATTCAAAAGAGTTGAACCAGTACCGGAGGAGCAAAGAGGGCAGAGGGCGAG GTTTAAATCGGGGGCGTGGGCGTGGCCCCAGAGGGAGAGGAAGCAAGGGgatgggcaggggaagaggaagaggcgGGAGCAGAAGTGGAATGGGGAAAGGTGGCGGAATGAACGAGGATGACGATTACTATGATGAGGACATGGGG GACGGAGGAAGTGGTGGAAATTACAGGCGGAATGACCATGATAAACCCCATCAGCAGTCGgataaaaaaggaaaagttatcTGCAAATACTTTGTGGAAGGCAGGTGTACCTGG GGGGAGCATTGCAATTTCAGCCATGACATCGAACTACCAAAGAAACGGGAACTGTGCAAGTTTTACATCACTGGTTACTGTGCAAGGGCAGAGAATTGCCCTTACATGCATG GAGACTTTCCTTGTAAACTGTTCCACACCACTGGGAATTGTATCAATGGGGACGACTGCATGTTTTCCCATGAGCCGCTCACAGACGAAACGCGGGAGCTGCTGGACAAG atGCTGGCTGATGATGCAGAAGCAGGTGCAGAAGATGAGAAGGAAGTTGAAGAACTAAAGAAACAGGGCATCAATCCATTACCGAAACCTCCACCCGGAGTGGGCCTGCTGCCCACACCCCCTCGTCCTCCTGGACCGCCAGCTCCAACTTCTCCCAATGGCAGGCCAATTCCTGGTGGACCGCCacctcctcctccgcccccccttCCACCGCCAGGGCCACCACAGCTGCCACCCCCGCCACATGAGCCTCTCTCGCCACAGCAGCTTCAGCAGCAACAGGACATGTATAAGAAGATCCCGTCTCTGTTTGAGATTGTGGTGCGGCCCactgggcagctggcagagaaacTAGGCGTGCG GCACccagttccaccacctccccgTTTCCCTGGGCCTGGTGGACCACCTGGGCCTATGCCAGGACCCATGCACCCTGACATGCATCCCGACATGCACCCTGACATGCATCCCGACATGCACCCTGACATGCATCCCGACATGCACCCTGACATGCATCCAGATATGCATCCGGACATGCATACAGATATGCACCCCGACATGCACCCAGATATGCCTATGGGCCCAGGGATGAATCCTGGGCCTCCAATGGGTCCCAGGCCCCCAATGATGCCATATGGCCCGGAGGATTCTCCACACTCCGGAATGATGCCCCCTGGCCCATCTGCACAAAGCTTCTATGATAATTTCTACCAACAGCAAGAGGGGGGCCTGGACATGGACCCTGGCTTGATGGGTGACCCAG AGGACTATGGGAATTACGAGGATATGGATGAGCCTCTGGCAGAGCATCTTTTCCCTGACCAGTCCTTGGAACCTGATTCCTTGTGTGAAGGAGGGGCTCCAGGGTTACACAAACCATCAGCCAACATCCCTGACTTCCTGCCATCTGCCCAGAGAGCCCTGTACCTGAGGAtccagcagaagcagcaggaagaggaggagagggctCGAAGACTGGCCGAGTGCAATAAGCAGGAGCGGGAGAATGAGGAAG GTGATCCTGGCAACTGGTATTCCAGCGATGAGGATGACGGTGGAAGTAGCGTCACTTCCATACTGAAAACCCTAAGGCAGCAAAGTTCAAGCAGGCCTCATGCGCAGGCATCCCATGGAGAAATCAGTGGCAGCATTGGCCCATCCTCAGCTGCGAGTGACCCTCGCCTGCAGAAGGCCCAGCCAGCAGGGAGCAGTCGGCCTGCGGATCCACGTGTGCTGCGGGATCCCAGGCTGTCTCGAAATGCCGATACTTGTGGACCATCTAGCACTGGGGACGCAGGGCCCACTGACCCAAGACTAGCAAGACACATTCCCACGCCTGCCCTGAAACCGGATGCTCCTCATTCCAACACTGCTGCCAGTCAGAAGACTGTCTTGGTTCctgaggaggaagaaggggaaagagcACTAAGGGACAAACCGGTCAATATCCCCTTAGATGCACTGCCAGCCCACGCTCTGCGAGACCCCAGGTCTCAGCTGCAGCAGTTCAGCCACATAAAGAAAGACGTGATCCTAAACAAGCCAAACTTTGCCCGAATGGTCCTGTGGAGCCCGGAGGATCTGATTCCattgcctgtcccaaagcaagAATTTGTTCCTGTCCCAGCTGCTCTCCAGTCATTACCTGCCCTTGACCCACGACTCAACAGGCCCCAAAATACAGGCCTTTCTGACCCCAGACAACGAGGAGCAGTAGCCCAAGCAGAGCCTGCCACCAGTTCTGGCACCAACATCCCTGACTTTGAGCTGTTGTCAAGAatattaaagactgtgaatgCATCTGGCAGTCCAGGGCCCGGGCAGAGCGATAAACCGAGTGACCCTCGGATGCGCAAAGCACCAGCTGATCCCAGGTTACAGAAACCAGCAGAGCCAGCAGCGGCCAGAGCCGCTAAACCTGCAGAGCCAGCTCAGCCAACAGCTGTTACCACGCCCAACAGCGAGACAGCTCCCACCATTGCTCCCTACGACCCCAGGCTGCTGACAGCTGGAGGACTAAGCAAAGGGAGTAGCCAAAGCAGCGTGCTCAGTGGGATTAGCCTGTATGACCCCAGGACTCCAAGTTCAGGTGGCAAAGCCGCGGAGTCTCCCAGCGAAGGAAATGCATCGTTGAAAGGCCCAGAGGCCAGCAAGAGCACTAACAAGGCCAAGGAGCCTCTGTTTGTGCGCAGGTCTGCGCTGGATCAGCCTGAGGCTGAGAAGGCAAGCGCTGAGCTTGCAACAGACAGATACAATAGCTATAATAGGCCGCGTCCCAAGGcctcccccgccgcccccgccGCCTCCTCCACACCCACCCAGGAGACTGCACCTCAGCCAGGGGTTCATAACCTCCCTGTGCCCTCTGTCTATGGCATGGTGAAGCAGACCACAAAGTCTGGGTCAGGCAGCCCCTTTGCAGGCAACAGTCCTGCCCAGGACAGTGAGCAGCAGGATGCTGGGTCTCTGAAAGATGTTTTTAAGGGCTTTGATCCCACAGCTTCACCATTCTGCCAGTAG